From a single Tursiops truncatus isolate mTurTru1 chromosome 20, mTurTru1.mat.Y, whole genome shotgun sequence genomic region:
- the NSRP1 gene encoding nuclear speckle splicing regulatory protein 1 isoform X2: protein MKQTKLEIQKALAEDSTVYEYDSIYDEMKKKKEESNPKLLLGKDRKPKYIHNLLKAVEIRKKEQEKRMEKKIQREREMEKGEFDDKEAFVTSAYKKKLQERAEEEERERRAAALEARLDVTKQSDLSGFYRHLLNQAVGEEEVPTCSFREARSGIKEEKSKGYSDEVSSEDRTTPHENCIRQTVVKVEENPDADSDFDAKSSEDDEMEEDNKVNCRREKGTETLKNDSRHHRSHTHSRSSSEEREHGTKYHTKSSKSRGHEKREDQHQERQSREDNYYTDRDYQKEKKDSHRHREASYRDSHWKRHEQEDRLRGRDQRERNDREWKREKDREKYPSREQERDRQRNEYDQHIEKGGEKEEKSKEKEEHMKARKERYENSDKYRDREKREVSVQSSERNQERKESPNSRAKDRFLNQERANKMRNMEKDKERNPEKPSSSETSLGAKHRFTEKCQGTGKEQETPHETVNKFAKRSNEETVMSARDRYLARQMARVNAKTYIEKEDD from the exons accAAACTGGAAATCCAAAAGGCCCTTGCAGAAGATTCTACTGTATATGAATATGACAGTATTTatgatgaaatgaagaaaaaaaaggaagaaagtaatcCAAAATTGCTTTTGGGAAAAGACCGAAAG CCCAAGTACATTCACAACTTACTAAAAGCAGTTGAGATCAgaaaaaaggaacaggaaaaaagaatggaaaagaaaatacaaagagaacgAGAAATGGAAAAGGGAGAATTTGATGATAAAGAGGCATTTGTAACATCTGCTTATAAGAAAAAACTGCAAGAGAGagctgaagaggaagaaagagaaaggagggctGCTGCACTTGAAG CACGTTTGGATGTAACCAAGCAGAGCGATCTCAGTGGATTTTATAGGCACCTATTAAATCAAGCAGTTGGTGAAGAGGAAGTACCTACATGCAGCTTTCGTGAAGCCAG gtctgggataaaagaagagaaatcaaaGGGATATTCCGATGAAGTAAGTTCAGAAGACAGAACAACACCTCATGAGAACTGCATTCGCCAAACAGTTGTGAAAGTAGAGGAAAACCCAGATGCAGACAGTGACTTTGATGCTAAGAGCAGTGAGgatgatgaaatggaagaagATAATAAAGTGAACTGCAGAAGGGAAAAGGGCACAGAGACCTTAAAAAATGACTCCAGGCATCACAGAAGTCATACCCACTCACGGTCATCTAGTGAAGAAAGAGAGCATGGTACCAAATACCACACAAAAAGTTCCAAGTCAAGAGGACATGAGAAAAGGGAAGATCAGCACCAAGAGAGACAATCCAGGGAGGACAACTATTACACTGACCGTgattaccaaaaagaaaagaaggattcCCATAGGCACAGAGAGGCCAGTTACAGAGATTCACACTGGAAGAGGCATGAACAAGAAGATAGACTGAGGGGAAGAgaccagagagaaagaaatgatagggaatggaaaagggagaaagacaGGGAGAAATACCCCTcaagagaacaagaaagagacagacaacGAAATGAGTATGACCAACACattgagaaaggaggagagaaggaagagaaaagcaaagaaaaggaagagcatatgaaagcaaggaaagaaagatatGAAAACAGTGATAAATACAGAGATAGAGAAAAGCGAGAAGTAAGTGttcaatcttcagaaagaaatcaagaaagaaaggaaagcccAAATTCTAGGGCAAAGGATAGGTTTCTTAACCAGGAAAGAGccaataaaatgagaaacatggaaaaggacaaagaaagaaacccagagaAACCCTCTAGTTCTGAAACATCACTGGGAGCAAAACACAGATTCACAGAGAAATGCCAAGGGACTGGCAAAGAACAAGAGACGCCACACGAGACAGTGAACAAGTTTGCAAAGCGGAGCAACGAAGAAACTGTAATGTCAGCGAGAGACAGATACTTGGCCCGGCAAATGGCACGGGTTAATGCAAAGACATATATTGAGAAAGAAGATGATTGA